One window from the genome of Diospyros lotus cultivar Yz01 chromosome 11, ASM1463336v1, whole genome shotgun sequence encodes:
- the LOC127813282 gene encoding uncharacterized protein LOC127813282 isoform X1, translating into MSCILLAGSCHHRMASIATSGSYCDPWSFRYDYNRRCSWNGDSSKKKSRFNPSLIGAEKKMRMSFSPRANSALTTTRKPAQPNFYQEVLKAAREKFTQEISFQSKDKDISLAKALLYVGAEDESFIAFNREMDAHSIRGERTDASILNSAQEWNSLDTMPLAGNSINEWLNELDTIANEVKAELVSRDIGCHLVEVLEAVNLVLFESRGFKRPPVVVDPKYSYLHSVLNSGCGSAILLSIIYIEVCRRLNLTIVGSRVGEEFLIWPKTGNPEELFKVTSGHSIFGVVNGRCVDDPRSKASDLSSNSLSGLDIATNRDIIGIALANLIRLHWKRASRTNHGLMLTSPLRPVHDSNGNFSKIDGSNVPLVRPQDLRLAIMASERLLILQPHNWALRRDHGLMLYYSRDYEAAVQELSICMAFAPEEEAGVLEPFVEKLHLLRLESSWKSLVTKVL; encoded by the exons ATGTCTTGTATTTTGCTCGCTGGCTCGTGTCATCATCGGATGGCTTCCATTGCTACTAGTGGAAGTTACTGTGATCCTTGGAGTTTCAG GTATGATTACAATCGTCGTTGTTCTTGGAATGGGGATTCGAGTAAGAAGAAGAGCAGATTCAATCCCTCCCTGATAGGAgctgaaaagaaaatgaggatgAGCTTCTCACCTCGGGCTAATTCGGCTCTCACGACTACACGAAAACCAGCTCAACCCAATTTTTATCAGGAG GTGCTCAAGGCGGCGAGGGAAAAATTCACTCAGGAGATATCCTTCCAGTCCAAAGACAAGGACATCTCCCTTGCAAAA GCTCTTCTATATGTTGGAGCTGAAGATGAATCATTTATAGCTTTCAATCGAGAGATGGATGCTCATTCAATTCGGGGTGAAAGGACAGATGCATCAATCCTGAATAGTGCCCAAGAATGGAATTCATTGGATACAATGCCTTTGGCCGGAAATAGTATCAATGAGTGGCTGAATGAGTTGGATACCATTGCCAATGAAGTAAAGGCAGAGTTAGTTTCAAGAGACATAGGTTGCCATTTGGTTGAAGTATTGGAGGCGGTCAACTTGGTTCTTTTTGAGTCAAGAGGTTTCAAAAGGCCACCTGTAGTGGTAGACCCAAAGTATTCATACTTGCATTCAGTTTTGAACTCTGGATGTGGCAGTG CAATTTTACTTAgtataatttatattgaggTTTGTCGAAGACTTAATCTGACCATTGTGGGATCTCGAGTTGGGGAAGAGTTTTTGATTTGGCCCAAAACGGGGAACCCAGAG GAACTTTTCAAGGTAACTTCAGGACACAGCATATTTGGAGTTGTGAATGGAAGGTGTGTTGATGACCCTAGGTCAAAGGCCTCAGATTTGAGTAGCAATTCGCTTTCGGGACTTGACATTGCAACAAACCGAGACATTATTGGGATTGCTCTGGCAAATTTAATT AGACTTCACTGGAAACGAgcttcaagaacaaaccacgGATTGATGCTAACATCTCCATTGAGGCCTGTGCATGATTCTAATGGCAACTTTAGCAAGATAGATGGTTCAAACGTTCCTTTGGTCCGGCCCCAAGATCTGAG GCTGGCTATCATGGCTTCAGAAAGATTGTTGATTCTTCAGCCACATAATTGGGCTTTGAGGAGAGACCATGGACTGATGCTGTATTATAGTAG GGATTACGAGGCTGCTGTCCAAGAGCTAAGCATTTGCATGGCCTTTGCTCcggaagaagaagcaggagtTCTGGAACCATTTGTTGAGAAACTGCATCTACTGCGGCTTGAATCATCCTGGAAATCTTTGGTCACAAAGGTCCTGTGA
- the LOC127813282 gene encoding uncharacterized protein LOC127813282 isoform X4 encodes MSCILLAGSCHHRMASIATSGSYCDPWSFRYDYNRRCSWNGDSSKKKSRFNPSLIGAEKKMRMSFSPRANSALTTTRKPAQPNFYQEVLKAAREKFTQEISFQSKDKDISLAKALLYVGAEDESFIAFNREMDAHSIRGERTDASILNSAQEWNSLDTMPLAGNSINEWLNELDTIANEVKAELVSRDIGCHLVEVLEAVNLVLFESRGFKRPPVVVDPKYSYLHSVLNSGCGSAILLSIIYIEVCRRLNLTIVGSRVGEEFLIWPKTGNPEELFKVTSGHSIFGVVNGRCVDDPRSKASDLSSNSLSGLDIATNRDIIGIALANLIRLHWKRASRTNHGLMLTSPLRPVHDSNGNFSKIDGSNVPLVRPQDLRFKMLIMQVWHEKEENYEKWTHDIVPIFLIS; translated from the exons ATGTCTTGTATTTTGCTCGCTGGCTCGTGTCATCATCGGATGGCTTCCATTGCTACTAGTGGAAGTTACTGTGATCCTTGGAGTTTCAG GTATGATTACAATCGTCGTTGTTCTTGGAATGGGGATTCGAGTAAGAAGAAGAGCAGATTCAATCCCTCCCTGATAGGAgctgaaaagaaaatgaggatgAGCTTCTCACCTCGGGCTAATTCGGCTCTCACGACTACACGAAAACCAGCTCAACCCAATTTTTATCAGGAG GTGCTCAAGGCGGCGAGGGAAAAATTCACTCAGGAGATATCCTTCCAGTCCAAAGACAAGGACATCTCCCTTGCAAAA GCTCTTCTATATGTTGGAGCTGAAGATGAATCATTTATAGCTTTCAATCGAGAGATGGATGCTCATTCAATTCGGGGTGAAAGGACAGATGCATCAATCCTGAATAGTGCCCAAGAATGGAATTCATTGGATACAATGCCTTTGGCCGGAAATAGTATCAATGAGTGGCTGAATGAGTTGGATACCATTGCCAATGAAGTAAAGGCAGAGTTAGTTTCAAGAGACATAGGTTGCCATTTGGTTGAAGTATTGGAGGCGGTCAACTTGGTTCTTTTTGAGTCAAGAGGTTTCAAAAGGCCACCTGTAGTGGTAGACCCAAAGTATTCATACTTGCATTCAGTTTTGAACTCTGGATGTGGCAGTG CAATTTTACTTAgtataatttatattgaggTTTGTCGAAGACTTAATCTGACCATTGTGGGATCTCGAGTTGGGGAAGAGTTTTTGATTTGGCCCAAAACGGGGAACCCAGAG GAACTTTTCAAGGTAACTTCAGGACACAGCATATTTGGAGTTGTGAATGGAAGGTGTGTTGATGACCCTAGGTCAAAGGCCTCAGATTTGAGTAGCAATTCGCTTTCGGGACTTGACATTGCAACAAACCGAGACATTATTGGGATTGCTCTGGCAAATTTAATT AGACTTCACTGGAAACGAgcttcaagaacaaaccacgGATTGATGCTAACATCTCCATTGAGGCCTGTGCATGATTCTAATGGCAACTTTAGCAAGATAGATGGTTCAAACGTTCCTTTGGTCCGGCCCCAAGATCTGAG GTTCAAGATGCTAATTATGCAAGTTTGGCATGAGAAAGAGgagaattatgaaaaatggaCTCATGATATAGTTCCAATATTTCTAATTTCCTAA
- the LOC127813282 gene encoding uncharacterized protein LOC127813282 isoform X3, which produces MPQCFCIAIIRYDYNRRCSWNGDSSKKKSRFNPSLIGAEKKMRMSFSPRANSALTTTRKPAQPNFYQEVLKAAREKFTQEISFQSKDKDISLAKALLYVGAEDESFIAFNREMDAHSIRGERTDASILNSAQEWNSLDTMPLAGNSINEWLNELDTIANEVKAELVSRDIGCHLVEVLEAVNLVLFESRGFKRPPVVVDPKYSYLHSVLNSGCGSAILLSIIYIEVCRRLNLTIVGSRVGEEFLIWPKTGNPEELFKVTSGHSIFGVVNGRCVDDPRSKASDLSSNSLSGLDIATNRDIIGIALANLIRLHWKRASRTNHGLMLTSPLRPVHDSNGNFSKIDGSNVPLVRPQDLRLAIMASERLLILQPHNWALRRDHGLMLYYSRDYEAAVQELSICMAFAPEEEAGVLEPFVEKLHLLRLESSWKSLVTKVL; this is translated from the exons ATGCCCCAATGTTTCTGTATTGCGATCATCAGGTATGATTACAATCGTCGTTGTTCTTGGAATGGGGATTCGAGTAAGAAGAAGAGCAGATTCAATCCCTCCCTGATAGGAgctgaaaagaaaatgaggatgAGCTTCTCACCTCGGGCTAATTCGGCTCTCACGACTACACGAAAACCAGCTCAACCCAATTTTTATCAGGAG GTGCTCAAGGCGGCGAGGGAAAAATTCACTCAGGAGATATCCTTCCAGTCCAAAGACAAGGACATCTCCCTTGCAAAA GCTCTTCTATATGTTGGAGCTGAAGATGAATCATTTATAGCTTTCAATCGAGAGATGGATGCTCATTCAATTCGGGGTGAAAGGACAGATGCATCAATCCTGAATAGTGCCCAAGAATGGAATTCATTGGATACAATGCCTTTGGCCGGAAATAGTATCAATGAGTGGCTGAATGAGTTGGATACCATTGCCAATGAAGTAAAGGCAGAGTTAGTTTCAAGAGACATAGGTTGCCATTTGGTTGAAGTATTGGAGGCGGTCAACTTGGTTCTTTTTGAGTCAAGAGGTTTCAAAAGGCCACCTGTAGTGGTAGACCCAAAGTATTCATACTTGCATTCAGTTTTGAACTCTGGATGTGGCAGTG CAATTTTACTTAgtataatttatattgaggTTTGTCGAAGACTTAATCTGACCATTGTGGGATCTCGAGTTGGGGAAGAGTTTTTGATTTGGCCCAAAACGGGGAACCCAGAG GAACTTTTCAAGGTAACTTCAGGACACAGCATATTTGGAGTTGTGAATGGAAGGTGTGTTGATGACCCTAGGTCAAAGGCCTCAGATTTGAGTAGCAATTCGCTTTCGGGACTTGACATTGCAACAAACCGAGACATTATTGGGATTGCTCTGGCAAATTTAATT AGACTTCACTGGAAACGAgcttcaagaacaaaccacgGATTGATGCTAACATCTCCATTGAGGCCTGTGCATGATTCTAATGGCAACTTTAGCAAGATAGATGGTTCAAACGTTCCTTTGGTCCGGCCCCAAGATCTGAG GCTGGCTATCATGGCTTCAGAAAGATTGTTGATTCTTCAGCCACATAATTGGGCTTTGAGGAGAGACCATGGACTGATGCTGTATTATAGTAG GGATTACGAGGCTGCTGTCCAAGAGCTAAGCATTTGCATGGCCTTTGCTCcggaagaagaagcaggagtTCTGGAACCATTTGTTGAGAAACTGCATCTACTGCGGCTTGAATCATCCTGGAAATCTTTGGTCACAAAGGTCCTGTGA
- the LOC127813282 gene encoding uncharacterized protein LOC127813282 isoform X2: MLDHLFNSNQKRYDYNRRCSWNGDSSKKKSRFNPSLIGAEKKMRMSFSPRANSALTTTRKPAQPNFYQEVLKAAREKFTQEISFQSKDKDISLAKALLYVGAEDESFIAFNREMDAHSIRGERTDASILNSAQEWNSLDTMPLAGNSINEWLNELDTIANEVKAELVSRDIGCHLVEVLEAVNLVLFESRGFKRPPVVVDPKYSYLHSVLNSGCGSAILLSIIYIEVCRRLNLTIVGSRVGEEFLIWPKTGNPEELFKVTSGHSIFGVVNGRCVDDPRSKASDLSSNSLSGLDIATNRDIIGIALANLIRLHWKRASRTNHGLMLTSPLRPVHDSNGNFSKIDGSNVPLVRPQDLRLAIMASERLLILQPHNWALRRDHGLMLYYSRDYEAAVQELSICMAFAPEEEAGVLEPFVEKLHLLRLESSWKSLVTKVL; this comes from the exons GTATGATTACAATCGTCGTTGTTCTTGGAATGGGGATTCGAGTAAGAAGAAGAGCAGATTCAATCCCTCCCTGATAGGAgctgaaaagaaaatgaggatgAGCTTCTCACCTCGGGCTAATTCGGCTCTCACGACTACACGAAAACCAGCTCAACCCAATTTTTATCAGGAG GTGCTCAAGGCGGCGAGGGAAAAATTCACTCAGGAGATATCCTTCCAGTCCAAAGACAAGGACATCTCCCTTGCAAAA GCTCTTCTATATGTTGGAGCTGAAGATGAATCATTTATAGCTTTCAATCGAGAGATGGATGCTCATTCAATTCGGGGTGAAAGGACAGATGCATCAATCCTGAATAGTGCCCAAGAATGGAATTCATTGGATACAATGCCTTTGGCCGGAAATAGTATCAATGAGTGGCTGAATGAGTTGGATACCATTGCCAATGAAGTAAAGGCAGAGTTAGTTTCAAGAGACATAGGTTGCCATTTGGTTGAAGTATTGGAGGCGGTCAACTTGGTTCTTTTTGAGTCAAGAGGTTTCAAAAGGCCACCTGTAGTGGTAGACCCAAAGTATTCATACTTGCATTCAGTTTTGAACTCTGGATGTGGCAGTG CAATTTTACTTAgtataatttatattgaggTTTGTCGAAGACTTAATCTGACCATTGTGGGATCTCGAGTTGGGGAAGAGTTTTTGATTTGGCCCAAAACGGGGAACCCAGAG GAACTTTTCAAGGTAACTTCAGGACACAGCATATTTGGAGTTGTGAATGGAAGGTGTGTTGATGACCCTAGGTCAAAGGCCTCAGATTTGAGTAGCAATTCGCTTTCGGGACTTGACATTGCAACAAACCGAGACATTATTGGGATTGCTCTGGCAAATTTAATT AGACTTCACTGGAAACGAgcttcaagaacaaaccacgGATTGATGCTAACATCTCCATTGAGGCCTGTGCATGATTCTAATGGCAACTTTAGCAAGATAGATGGTTCAAACGTTCCTTTGGTCCGGCCCCAAGATCTGAG GCTGGCTATCATGGCTTCAGAAAGATTGTTGATTCTTCAGCCACATAATTGGGCTTTGAGGAGAGACCATGGACTGATGCTGTATTATAGTAG GGATTACGAGGCTGCTGTCCAAGAGCTAAGCATTTGCATGGCCTTTGCTCcggaagaagaagcaggagtTCTGGAACCATTTGTTGAGAAACTGCATCTACTGCGGCTTGAATCATCCTGGAAATCTTTGGTCACAAAGGTCCTGTGA